A genome region from Hevea brasiliensis isolate MT/VB/25A 57/8 chromosome 9, ASM3005281v1, whole genome shotgun sequence includes the following:
- the LOC110648747 gene encoding B3 domain-containing transcription factor NGA1: MDFGSGFREEDQMSKGKLPFSYSSSSSPSSSSSQHKGNLLPLSQIYDHQNAQMGSWLGSKYDPEQEDISRFNDSGAAAKLELLDVNDEQQQGCKEESSAVVVIEKEHMFDKVVTPSDVGKLNRLVIPKQHAEKYFPLDSSTNEKGLLLNFEDRTGKAWRFRYSYWNSSQSYVMTKGWSRFVKEKKLDAGDIVSFQRGVGETGNDHLYIDWRRRPDAPDPTSHNHHHRHQQHHHFSSIPWSPLLMRPPAVPMMPRDHLHFSNPNRNAYCNGSGGGSVGSSYGYGYTSCNYGNVSANRCPSSGTMLYRRSTAPQQVGLGMVQWQQQGAGGFVEPMVYESVPVVQGKAAAKRLRLFGVNMDCPITDSEECDQLSSAISIPPHHHATMALQAHQISSPSHHSLQLNGTPLPPVPSSTKFFREGKSSMSLDLDI; encoded by the coding sequence ATGGACTTTGGATCGGGTTTTAGAGAAGAAGACCAGATGAGTAAAGGTAAGCTCCCTTTCTCCTATTCATCTTCCTCCTCtccatcatcttcttcctcccagcACAAGGGCAATCTGCTTCCTCTATCCCAAATATATGACCATCAGAACGCTCAAATGGGTTCTTGGTTAGGAAGCAAGTATGACCCAGAACAGGAAGATATCTCCAGGTTTAATGACAGCGGAGCTGCAGCCAAGCTTGAGCTTTTGGATGTCAACGATGAACAGCAACAAGGCTGCAAAGAAGAATCATCTGCTGTTGTTGTCATAGAGAAGGAGCACATGTTTGATAAGGTAGTCACACCAAGCGACGTGGGCAAGCTAAATCGACTTGTGATCCCCAAGCAGCACGCAGAAAAGTACTTCCCATTAGATTCATCAACCAACGAGAAGGGCCTTCTTTTGAATTTCGAGGATAGGACTGGGAAAGCATGGAGATTCCGCTACTCCTACTGGAATAGCAGTCAGAGCTATGTGATGACCAAGGGTTGGAGCCGTTTTGTAAAGGAGAAGAAACTCGATGCTGGTGATATTGTGTCGTTTCAGCGAGGGGTGGGTGAGACGGGCAACGATCATTTGTACATTGATTGGAGGCGCCGACCTGATGCACCAGACCCAACCTCTCACAATCACCACCACCGTCACCAGCAGCACCACCACTTCTCATCCATCCCTTGGAGTCCCCTACTGATGCGGCCGCCAGCGGTGCCCATGATGCCTAGGGACCACCTTCACTTCTCGAATCCCAATAGGAATGCGTATTGCAATGGTAGTGGTGGTGGCAGCGTTGGATCTTCTTATGGTTACGGTTATACTAGCTGCAATTACGGCAATGTGAGCGCCAACCGTTGTCCGTCTTCAGGGACAATGCTTTACAGGAGATCGACAGCCCCGCAACAGGTTGGATTGGGGATGGTGCAATGGCAGCAACAAGGAGCTGGTGGGTTCGTGGAGCCAATGGTGTATGAGTCGGTGCCGGTGGTCCAAGGGAAAGCTGCAGCGAAGAGGCTGAGGCTGTTTGGTGTAAACATGGATTGCCCCATCACGGATTCTGAAGAATGTGACCAATTGTCCTCAGCCATATCAATACCTCCACATCATCATGCTACTATGGCATTGCAGGCTCATCAAATTTCCTCACCTTCCCACCATTCCCTCCAATTAAATGGCACGCCACTTCCACCCGTACCTTCTTCCACTAAGTTTTTCCGCGAAGGGAAGTCATCCATGTCCCTAGATTTGGATATTTGA